The Coraliomargarita parva sequence TCGCATGAAGATTCTGGTGACCAGTTATGTTTACCCCCCCAGCGTCGGCGGCATTGAAACGGTCTCCGAGCTCATGGCCCGGGCTTTTGCACAGTCCGGCCATTCGGTGGAAGTCTTGACGGAAACTAAGGAAACGTCTCCAGATGGCGAGCCCTTCCCCGTGCACCGGGCTCCGGGGTGGAGACAGATCTGGTCGGCTGTCGCGCGTGCCGATGTTGTGTGGCAAAATAACATTTCCCTGAAGTACCTTTGGGCATGTCTGCTGTTGCAAAAGCCGACCGCCGTCACTTTGGCATGTGCGGTCCATCCCGATTATCCAGTCAAGCGATGGCGGGAACGCATTAAAGCCCACCTGCTCCAGTACTGCCGTATCTTCGCAATCAGCCGTTATGTGATGAGTGACATGCCCTGGGCCTTTGAACTGATCGGCAACCCCTACGATGACAGTATCCGCAGCTCAGTCAGCGGGGTCAGCAAAGATCGGGATATCGTTTTCCTCGGACGTCTCGTGAGCGACAAGGGCGGTGACTTGCTCTTGGATGCGTTGGCCCAGCTCAAGGCAAAAGGATACGAGCCCAGTTGTACGATTATCGGCGATGGCCCGGAGCGTGGCGAAATGGAGGCACAGGTTGACCGATTGCAACTGCAGGCAAATGTGCACTTTACCGGATTCCTCCGGGGGCGTGAGCTGCACCGGGAGTTGGCCCGGCACCGGATCATGGCGGTGCCTTCCCGATGGAAAGAACCGTTCGGTGTCGTGGCACTGGAAGGCATTGCAGCGGGTTGCGTGGTGGTCGGCTCCTCCGGAGGCGGACTGGTCGATGCCATCGGTCCTTGTGGCTTGACCTTTGCGAATAATGACAGCGGGGCACTGACCGCCCAGTTGGAGCAACTGCTAGGCAAGCCCGAACAGTTGCAGCTCTATACCGGGGCGGCGAATGTCCATCTCCGGCAATTTTCCATCGAGCGGCAATGTGAACGCTACCTAGGCACGTTCAAGCACATGCTAAGGGAGGACCAGGTACTATGAATAAAGGGAGCCGAAAGGTATGGGTCTGCCACCCCACCAGCAATACATTCGCACGCGCCTTGATTGAAGCCTTGGAGCGCGTGGACCTGCTGGACCGGTTTTACACCTGTGTCGGAGTCGGCGCGGACAGTCGCAACCCGCTGATTCGAACGTTGTTCCGCCAGCGTGCTTGCCCCGTTCCGCCCGCCCGCCTGCACACCCGCCCGCTCCTTGAATTCCTCCGGCTTTGCAGCCAGTCCAGCGGCATCCTGCCACAATTGCGCGCGCATGAAACGGGCCCACTCTGCGTGGATCGTATCTATCATGACATGGACCGGCATGTGGCTCGCGAACTTGCCCGCGCCAGTGGGATCGCCGCGATCTATGCCTATGAAGATGGTGCCTTGGCCAGCTTCCAGGCGGCACGGGCAAGGGATATCCTATGCCTGTATGACTTGCCGATCGGGTACTGGCGGACCGCCCGCCGCATACAATCCGAGGAGGCTGAATTACAACCGGAATGGGCTGCCACCATGCCAGCCCTCAAGGACAGCGATGTAAAATTGCACCGCAAAGATGAAGAATTGCAATTGGCCGACCACATCTTTGTCGCCAGTCGCTTTACCGCCAACAGTTTGAAGGATGCCCCCTTCCCCCTTCCGGAACCGGTCATTGTTCCTTACGGTTGCCCGCCGGTCAGGGACGCCTCGACCCTGCGGGAGAGCGATCCGGCCAAGCCCCTGAAAGTGCTTTTTGTCGGCAGCCTGGGGCAACGTAAAGGCGTGGCCTACTTGCTGGATGCCGTTGAGAGACTCGGTCGATCGGTGGAACTCACCCTGATCGGACGTCCTTCTGCTCCCTGCCGGCCCCTGGAAGCCGCACTCCAACGGCATAAGTGGATCGAGAGTCTCCCCCATTCCGGTATCCTCGAAGCCATGCAAACACACGATGTGCTTGTTTTCCCCTCCCTCTTCGAAGGTTTCGGCTTGGTCCTGACCGAAGCGCTCTCGCAGGGGCTTCCGGTCATTGCCACGCCCCATACCGCGGCGCCTGACTTGATTCACGACGGAACCGAAGGCTATCTCGTGCCGATCCGCGACAGCGAGGCGATTGCCGCCAAGCTGGATCGATTGGCGGGGGACCGGGATCTTCTCATGTCCATGCGTCTGGCTGCGTTGGAACGTGCCCAATCCGTATCATGGCAAGCTTACCAGCACGGTATGGCAACCGCGCTCAGTTCAACCCTTTCCGGCGCCGGTCATTGATGAACATCATCTTCATCTGTGGCGCCCTCGAGCCCGGCCGTAACGGCGTGGGAGATTACACGCGAAAACTTGCCGCGGAACTCGCGGGACTCGGACACAAGGCCTGGCTAGTCGCCTTGAACGATGGTAGTGCAAGTCCGGATACGGCTCCCCCTCCCCACTCGATGTTGGAGGGCTTTAACTGCGTGGGAGTCGATGGGCTGCGCTGTGAGAATCAGACCGAATCCGGAGCCAGTTTGCCGGTAATAAGAATGCACCCACGCATCCCTTGGACATCCAGGATGAGGATGCTCCAGTCCGTGTTGCGTCAGGCGCAACCGACCCACACCAGTCTGCAATTCGTGCCTTTTGCCTATTCGGCCAAGGGGCTTCCGTTCCGGCTGGCAAGGGATCTCGGCAATCTCGAAGGCATGGGGCAGCGACACTTGATGGTACACGAGTTGTGGGTCGGACATGGCACCGCTCTCGACCTGAAGGGGCGCATACTGGCTTCACTGCAAAAGCAAGTAATCCGTCTGCTTTTCGAGTCCTTGGCCCCGCATTGCACGCACAGCAGTTTGCCGGAATACCTCGAAAAAATCCAGTCGATGGATGTGCCCTGCAAGGGCCTGCCGATCTTTTCCAATTTCACACCTCAATCCCCGCCGATCGCTTTGGAAGCACCGCCTCCGGTGTTACGAGTCGGATTGTTCAGCCAATTTGAGGACAAGCCCGAGTTGGCGGATTACCTGTCTCGACTGGCAGCGGACATCGAGAGGCGACAATGCGGCATGGAACTGGTGTGCATCGGAGGCAAAGAATCCGCTTCCGAACGACTGTGCGGCAGGCTCAGGGAGTGCCTCCCCACTTGGGTCCGGATCCGGCAAACCGGATTTCTGGGGGCGGATGGCCTCGACCGGGAACTGCGCGACTGTCATTTGGGACTGAGTCCCGTGCCGCGGCATGCTTCAGGAAAGAGCGGAAGCGTCGCCGCCTTTCTCGCTTACGGGAAAGGCGTCGCCCTCCCCTGTGTGCATCCCGGATATTCCCGCGATCAATTCGGTTTTATCGACGGCTCACTGGAAACGGCTTGCGCACGCGAAGCCTCCGTTGATGCTGTCCTTGAGGCATCCCACGGGGCGTTGAAATCAGGCAGGCATCTCTCAGTTTCCGCCGTGGCCAAAAAGTTTTTACAAGACCTGGAATGAAGCAAGGCAAGCACTTATCGATCATCGTCAACTCGTTCAACCGTGCCTGCCTGATGCCGGATTGTCTTGGTGCGCTGGCCCGCTGGTTGCCGGATAATCCCTACGGTTTGTCGGCCAGCGTTCATATCTATGATGCCGGATCCACCGACGGCACTGAAGCCTGGGTCCGGGAACACGCGTCCGGATACGGGTTTCCTATTCACTTTATCGACGGGCGGGACGATGCGGACAGGTCTTTCTCCGCCGGCCTGAACCGAGGCGTGGCCCATGCGCTTGATTTGTATCCAAAAACGGACTACCTTCTCTTCTACGAGACAGACAACCAGATACTTTCGGCAGAACCCGTCTCGCAGGGCATTGGTTGTCTCGAAGCGAAGGACCGTCTCGGCGCCTGCGGCTTTACCGTGAAACTGAGGGATGGGCAGGCCGCGGGCGTGGGCATGCCTTTTCCAAAGCTATGGCATTTCCTCCTCGGCAAAACCGCCATGCACAAGCTGAAGCTCGAGCGCGTCCGTTACGCATGGGAAGACCGGGGCTCCATCCGCTTTAGCCCGGTGGATGTGGTGTTTACCAGCCCCCTCCTGGTAAAGCCTGATGCGTGGCGAGCCAGCGGTGGCATGGATGCGGCGCATTTCCCGTTTTCCGAATGCGACGTCGACTGGGCCAAGCGCCTCAGGGACCTGGGCTGGACCATGGGGGTGGTCGAAAGCACGGAAGCGATCCATGACAATGCCGACGCCATCTCCGGATGGTCGAAAAACCGCGCCGTCCATTACCATCGGGGACGGCTCAATTACTTTCGCATCCACCAACCGGTACGCACCGCACTGGTCGCCCCTCACTTCCTCGCGTTGAGGCACCTGTTCGAGCGTATTTTTGTGGCCTTGGCCGTACGTGATCCGGAGCGGCGCAGGCATCTGGGGGGCGTTTGCTCGCGACTGCTCGGATCTGTCTGGAAAGGATACCAGGAGTAATGGCGGCAAGAGCAAAACAGGTGAAGCGGGACAAGGAACCGTTGCACCCGCCCCAGTCGGATCAGGTCGATCAGGTCCTTCGTTATCTGGGCTGGGCCTATATATTGTTGCTCGTCATCGAAGGGGCGCTGCGCAAATGGCTCCTGCCCGGCTTGTCGGACGTATTGCTCTTGGCCCGGGATCCGGTAGTTTTGGCCGCTTACGGCTGGTGCTTGATCCACAAACGGCTCCCATTTAACGGATATGTGGTTGCGGCCGCCCTTCTCACACTGCTTTGCGCGCTCACCGCGACCTTCTGGGGACACGGCGATATACGAGTGACCTTGTTTGGCATTCGCACGAATTTTTTGCATTTCCCTTTCGCCTTCATCATGGGGCGGGTTTTTTTCCGTGAAGACGTGATTCGGATCGGTCGCTGGTGGCTCTGGGGCTCCCTCGCCATGACCGTGATCATCGTGCTCCAGTTCTATTCACCTCAGAGTGCCTGGATCAACCGTTCGGTCGGTGGTGCGGAAGGTGGTGGCTTTGCTGGGGCACTGGGGCGTTACCGCCCGCCCGGAACATTCAGTTTCATTATCGGAACGGTCCAGTTTTATACCCTGACCACCGCCTTCCTGATTGCGGGGATGACGCAACACCGGCGTTATTCTCAATTATTGGTCATCCTTTCTGCCGGAGCCCTGCTGCTGGCCATTCCGGTGTCGATCAGCCGCTCCCTCATTCTCTCCTGCGCCATCACCATCATGACCGGACTGGCCACCGCCGGCATGCAGAAGGGCGCGGCCCTGCGCCTCTTCCGGATCCTCGTATTCGGCGTCCTGGGCTTGCTTATTGTCGCCCAGATCCCGGTTTTCGATGAAGCCCGGGAGGCATTTACCGCACGCTGGGAAAGTTCCACAGGTAAAGCCAAGGGAGGATTTAAGGAGGCGATTCTGGGGCGCGTCGTTGAGATGCTGACCGGCCCCTTCACGGAGACGGCCGAACTGCCGATTTTCGGTTACGGAATCGGTATGGGCACGCAGGTCGGCTCTCAACTCATGACCGGAGAGGAAGGGTTTTCGCTCGGCGAGTCGGAGTGGTATCGGATGATTGGCGAATATGGTCTCGCGCTGGGTTTTCTTTTTATTGTTTGGAGGATTGCTCTCACCTTCAAGCTGTTCACACTGGGTATGACCGCACTACGTAGGGGGAATGGACTAGGCTTGATCATTCTATCAACCGCTGCTTTTAATATCATTACAGGCCAACTGGGGCAGACGACCGTGAACGGTTTTACCGTTATCGGTATCGGCCTCACCATCGCCGCGATGCGCATACCGAAGACCCCGAAAAAAACGACCGATGAACCGAGCGAAGCTTAAGCAGCAGTTGGAGCGAAATCCACGCCTTTACCTCTGGTTACTGAGCATCAAGCGCATTGGCCACTGGTCCCGCCGTTGGCTGGTAACCAAACAGACCGACATCACCATTGACGGTTATCCCCGCTCGGGGAACAGCTTTGCCCGGTCCGCTTTTGAAACCGCACAGGACCGGAAGTACCGGGTCGCCACACATGTCCATTCCTATGCACAGGTGCTGCGTTCCGTCGAACTGGACATTCCGACCATGGTGCTTCTGCGTGAACCGAAGGACGCCTGCTTGTCGCTTGTTGCCTTGACCTATGAAATTGAGGATGCGGACTTGTCCAAGGGCAATCTCAAGCGGGCAAAGCGACACCTGCTGCAGAACCTCTTGGATTATGCTGAATTTTATCGCCAAGTCGCCACGGTGAAGGACGGGGTCATCATCGCGGAATTTTCGGTTGTCACACATGACTATGGCGAAGTTTTGCGTCGCATGAACAAGCGCTTCGGCACCTCCTTCAAGATCTATACAAACAGCGAAGAAAACGACCAGGAAGTATTCAAGGACGGAGGCTTTCATTTGTCTCCCAATGAAACGCGCAATACGATTAAGGAATATCTGTCCGAGTGCCTGCAAGCGCCCGACGTGAAGGCGCTCGTGGATCAGGCACACGGCATTTTCGAGCACATCGTCTCGATAGAGCAGGAACAAGCCAAACTCTATGGTAGCGAACTCGTCGCCAACTGATTCGGACCACTCGACCGGCTATAAAGTCTTGCTGGTCGGCAATTATGTGCCTGACAAGCAGTTCAGCATGTTGCGGTTTGCCCGGCTTCTGGCGGAGGGATTGAATGCGGCAGGCATCCCGAATGAGATCTTCCACCCTCCTGTACGATTCGGGAAATTGGGGGCGAAAAACAGGGGACTGGGAAAATGGATCGGCTATCTGGACAAATACCTGATCGCCCCACTCTCCCTGCGACGTAAACTTCGAAAGATCAAAGGTCCCTGTGTGGTGCATATCTGCGACCATTCGAACGCACACTTTGTGAGATGGGTGCAGGACCGGCCCCACTTACTGACATGTCATGACCTGCTCGCGGTGCGTTCCGCGTTGGGCGAGATCCCGCAAAATAAACCGGGTTTTACCGGGCGGCAACAGCAGGCCTTGATTCTGCGCGGCCTGCGCCGGGCCGCTTGCATCGCTTCCGTTTCGGGGGCCACCTCGGATGATGTCGCACGCCTGGTTTGCCCGGCAAAGGAATTGGGGCACGTGATTCCAAATGCCCTTCAAGAATTGTTCTACCGCGTGGCAACCGGTGCCGAAGTTAAAATCCCTGCTTTGGAGAGCTGTCTTCGTTTGGCTCCGGACACGGACTACGTCTTCCATATCGGAGGGGAAAAATGGTACAAAAACCGCAACGCGGTACTGCGAATTTTCCGCGCACTTGCCGACCGGCATCCGCATCTCCAGCTCGTAACGGTTGGGCCTGAGTTTTCTGAAACACAGTTGGAATCGACCGGATGTGCGGGTGTCGCGGGCCGGATACATTGCTTGCAGAACATCAGCGACCCACAGTTGGTACGCCTTTACCAGTCAGCCCGCCTCTTGCTGTTTCCCTCTCTGATGGAAGGCTTTGGTTGGCCTATCGTCGAAGCACAAGCCTGCGGATGTCCTGTACTGACTTTAGACCTCGCACCAATGAATGCGCTCAATGCGACGGAGGAACTGAAAATCGCTGCCGGCAGTGACTGGGGCTGGGTCGGACCAGCGGCCGATGCGTGTGAATCCCAACTCGCGGAAAGCGCCGAAGCACGGGCAGTTCGGGCGTCAACCCTTCGCCAATTTGCCGCGGCTTTCAGCAATCATGCTTCGGTTCAAGCCTACGCCGCCCTGTATGAGCATTGCCTGGAGGTGCAAGGATGAAGCTGCTGCGGATCATTAATACCATCGCCCCGGAGTCCGGTGGCCCGATCGAAGGGTTGAAGCGTGCCTCTGCGATCATGACAGGGGAAGGTGTTCAAGTTGAAATCGCCTGTGGCGATACGGTAGATGCGCTCCATGAGGCAGTTCGGTCTTTGCCCTGGCCTGTGTATCGACTGGGGCCGGGCAAGCTGGGCAGTTATGGTTACTCCGTCCGCATGAGGGATTGGCTCGACAGGCATGTGTGCGACTATGATGCGGTCATCATCCACGGAAACTGGCAGTACCATGGATTGGCCGCGAGCCGCGCCTGTGTGAAGCACAAGGTTCCCTATTTTATCTACCCGCACGGCATGTTGGACCCTTGGTTCAACCGTAACTACCCGCTAAAGAAAATAAAGAAGCAACTCTACTGGAACTGGGGGGAACATCAGGTACTGCAACATGCACGTGCGGTGCTCTTTACCTGCGAGGAGGAACGCCGTTTGGCACGCGAAAGTTTCCGCCCCTATCGAGTGACTGAAAAAGTCATTGGCTACGGCACAAGCCATCCCGGAGCTTCCGTCCTGCGGGCAACCCGAAGCGATTTCCCCTGGGGGGACTCGCCCTACCTACTCTACCTGGGGCGGATCCAGGAAAAGAAGGGGATCGACTTGTTGGTTGAGGCTTATGCCTCCTGGTCCTCATCACAATCAGCGCCGCCCCACCTAGTGATCGCAGGCCCGGTTCAACAGGAAGATTTTGCCGCGGAGATCCGATCGCGTTTCCCCCAAGACCGCATCCATTGGATCGGCAGCGTACAGGGCGAAGCCAAGTGGGCACTGCTCTCATCGGCAGAGGCTCTAACCTTGGTTTCACACCAGGAGAATTTCGGGCTCGTGGTCGCAGAGGCACTTGCCGTCGGGACTCCGGTACTCATCTCGGATAAGGTCAACATTTGGCGCGAGATCCAGGAAGGCGGTGCCGGCTTGGTGGAGGATGACAGCCTGGACGGCGCCATGGCCCTGCTCTCAAAATGGCAGGTGATACGCGGCCCCGAGCGGCAGGCAATGCGGCAAAAGGCACAATCAGTCTTCCATGACCACTTTGATATCCGGCAGGCAACTTTGCGCTTGATTCGTTTTCTTGATGAATGCCTCAACAAAGACACCCCGGTCACTTGAGATTGCCCCAGCACCGTAACCATATTCAATATAGTATTCATGAGCACGACCCCAGAGGGACCTTTCAAAATAGACCTGAGCCAGTGCGTCAATAATTGGGACACAAAGACCAAGATCCGGCGCGGTATCTGGCAACTGCTGGTCCGCCCGGTTTATCTGTTGATCCCCGGTCGACGCTCTGCCCTCAGGCTCTGGATCTTGCGCCGGTTTGGTGCTCGAATCGGCAAGAATTGCACAATCCAGCAACGGGTTCGCATTCTCATGCCATGGAACCTGCACTTGGGAGATCAGGTCGCGATTGCACACGACTGCTGCATTCTCAATTTTACCACCGTGCAGGTCGGGTCGATGACCGTCATTTCACAAGGGGCACATCTCTGCACCGGTTCGCACGATTACCGCGATCCGCATTTCAAGCTCATCTTCAAGCCGATCAGAATCCAGCCTGAAACTTGGGTCGCGTCCGGCAGTTTTGTCGGCCCCGGAGTCACCTTGGGGCGTGGCTGTGTAATCGGCGCAAATTCGGTCGTCACGCGGGACATGCCGGACTGGAAAGTCTGTGCCGGCAATCCCTGCCGCCCCTTGAAGGACCGTGAAGTCCGGGAGGCCTGAGCGACCGAAGCCCTGAAATTGCACACCCTGGCTCTTGGAGGCTTAAGCGGCAGCGGAGTCAGGCTTTTGTGTTTCCCGCGAAAGGCCAATCGCCAGGATGCAGAGCTTGGTCAGGAAGCGGACCACGACCATCGTCAGACTGAAATACAGGATGCCTCGCAAACTCGACAGGTCCAGAATCATGGTCGCCGCGATCATGGCCAAGACGAGCGGTACGATGTCGGCAATGGAAAACCAGGAATAAATATATTTTCGGGCGATACAGATCGAGTAGGTGTAGAAATCCAACAGACGGGCCGCACTGGCGCTGACCACGAGAAATACCTCAAACTGCAGGTGCTGATATTTCGCCCCCAGCACCAGAAGGAACAACTGGGGAAAGAAATACCCGCTGGCCGCAATTACGAGGCTGACCAACGCGGTCACCCCCAGGCAAAAGGCCACACGGCGCGGCACCTGATGGCTCTCGAGTTTTGCAAAATGCGGGCTGACCAGCACCCCACCCATCCGGTTCAGAACGACAAACAACATGCCAAGCCGCCCCAGTGCGCCAACTTCGGCAACAGCGGAAAGTGCGCCGAATATACCAATCAGGAAAATGGTAATCTGCCCCTCAAAGGCAAAAAAGGCGATACTCGGGGCGCGTGGTAAAGACTGGGACAGCAACTCCCTCTTTTCGTGGGAAATGTCCTCCCCTTTCTCGGGAAAGTGTATTCCCGGCTTAACCAGTTGGCGGTTCCGGTAGCCGATGATAAACTCGTGTATGGTGCCGATCAGAAGTGCCAGGGGCGCGGTCAAAACACCCAGAACATACGACAGGCCAATGCAGGAAAGGCGCACCAAGCCGGCGCTGCCACGTACGAGATAGACTGTCCGGATTTCCTGCCTCAAGAGAAAGACCGAGGCGTAGATGGAATCCCAGCAGCGGAAGATCAAGCTTAGGACAACCACGAACCAGAGCAGCACCCAAAGCCCACTTTCCCAGCCATACTTGCCGGCACAGACATAAAAGACAACGAGAAGTACAAGAGCACCGATCAACAGCATCCGGTCCCGGTAGTAAAAACAGGCCTTTGCATAACGCCCGACAACGGACGGATTGTTCACCCGTTTGCCGATCAATGAGACCATGGCTTGCGTAAAGCCGAGTTCGACCATCATGCTGCTGGTCGACTGGATGGCCATTACGATTGTAAAGGTCGCATAGGCTTCCTTGCTCAGCAGGTTGATCAAAAGAAAGCCGCAGATCAGCTGGATGACTTGGGTCGCCCCCTGACCGAAAAAATAGGTGCCCAACAAGGTGGCCCAACGTTGTAGTCTCTGTGGTGACAGGTTCAAAAGTGCGGCAGTCCAGGTAAATTCAGCGATGTAAGTCCTATTAAGAACAAAGCCGTCAGCCGAGGCGCGAGCTTAAAACTTCAGGCATGCCAAGCCCGGACGATAATACAAACTGTCCGGCCCCCTTTCGGTAAGCCGGACAGTGCATTACTCATCACTCCTAAACGGCTACTCAAACCGTAACCAACGAAAATCCATATAGTGCCATTCCGTAGAAGTGGTATTGACGACGTAGATGTCATGCACACCGCTAACCGCACTCAGGTCGACCGTGTGGGTCTCGACCTCTGAGCTCAAGCTGAACTCGGCGATAGTCGTGCCATTCGGACTGTCCAATCGAACCGCCAGCTTGACAGGGAAGACTGCGGTGCCGGAAGGGTAACC is a genomic window containing:
- a CDS encoding glycosyltransferase family 4 protein — protein: MKILVTSYVYPPSVGGIETVSELMARAFAQSGHSVEVLTETKETSPDGEPFPVHRAPGWRQIWSAVARADVVWQNNISLKYLWACLLLQKPTAVTLACAVHPDYPVKRWRERIKAHLLQYCRIFAISRYVMSDMPWAFELIGNPYDDSIRSSVSGVSKDRDIVFLGRLVSDKGGDLLLDALAQLKAKGYEPSCTIIGDGPERGEMEAQVDRLQLQANVHFTGFLRGRELHRELARHRIMAVPSRWKEPFGVVALEGIAAGCVVVGSSGGGLVDAIGPCGLTFANNDSGALTAQLEQLLGKPEQLQLYTGAANVHLRQFSIERQCERYLGTFKHMLREDQVL
- a CDS encoding glycosyltransferase family 4 protein, with amino-acid sequence MNKGSRKVWVCHPTSNTFARALIEALERVDLLDRFYTCVGVGADSRNPLIRTLFRQRACPVPPARLHTRPLLEFLRLCSQSSGILPQLRAHETGPLCVDRIYHDMDRHVARELARASGIAAIYAYEDGALASFQAARARDILCLYDLPIGYWRTARRIQSEEAELQPEWAATMPALKDSDVKLHRKDEELQLADHIFVASRFTANSLKDAPFPLPEPVIVPYGCPPVRDASTLRESDPAKPLKVLFVGSLGQRKGVAYLLDAVERLGRSVELTLIGRPSAPCRPLEAALQRHKWIESLPHSGILEAMQTHDVLVFPSLFEGFGLVLTEALSQGLPVIATPHTAAPDLIHDGTEGYLVPIRDSEAIAAKLDRLAGDRDLLMSMRLAALERAQSVSWQAYQHGMATALSSTLSGAGH
- a CDS encoding glycosyltransferase family 2 protein, which translates into the protein MKQGKHLSIIVNSFNRACLMPDCLGALARWLPDNPYGLSASVHIYDAGSTDGTEAWVREHASGYGFPIHFIDGRDDADRSFSAGLNRGVAHALDLYPKTDYLLFYETDNQILSAEPVSQGIGCLEAKDRLGACGFTVKLRDGQAAGVGMPFPKLWHFLLGKTAMHKLKLERVRYAWEDRGSIRFSPVDVVFTSPLLVKPDAWRASGGMDAAHFPFSECDVDWAKRLRDLGWTMGVVESTEAIHDNADAISGWSKNRAVHYHRGRLNYFRIHQPVRTALVAPHFLALRHLFERIFVALAVRDPERRRHLGGVCSRLLGSVWKGYQE
- a CDS encoding glycosyltransferase: MVANSSPTDSDHSTGYKVLLVGNYVPDKQFSMLRFARLLAEGLNAAGIPNEIFHPPVRFGKLGAKNRGLGKWIGYLDKYLIAPLSLRRKLRKIKGPCVVHICDHSNAHFVRWVQDRPHLLTCHDLLAVRSALGEIPQNKPGFTGRQQQALILRGLRRAACIASVSGATSDDVARLVCPAKELGHVIPNALQELFYRVATGAEVKIPALESCLRLAPDTDYVFHIGGEKWYKNRNAVLRIFRALADRHPHLQLVTVGPEFSETQLESTGCAGVAGRIHCLQNISDPQLVRLYQSARLLLFPSLMEGFGWPIVEAQACGCPVLTLDLAPMNALNATEELKIAAGSDWGWVGPAADACESQLAESAEARAVRASTLRQFAAAFSNHASVQAYAALYEHCLEVQG
- a CDS encoding glycosyltransferase; protein product: MKLLRIINTIAPESGGPIEGLKRASAIMTGEGVQVEIACGDTVDALHEAVRSLPWPVYRLGPGKLGSYGYSVRMRDWLDRHVCDYDAVIIHGNWQYHGLAASRACVKHKVPYFIYPHGMLDPWFNRNYPLKKIKKQLYWNWGEHQVLQHARAVLFTCEEERRLARESFRPYRVTEKVIGYGTSHPGASVLRATRSDFPWGDSPYLLYLGRIQEKKGIDLLVEAYASWSSSQSAPPHLVIAGPVQQEDFAAEIRSRFPQDRIHWIGSVQGEAKWALLSSAEALTLVSHQENFGLVVAEALAVGTPVLISDKVNIWREIQEGGAGLVEDDSLDGAMALLSKWQVIRGPERQAMRQKAQSVFHDHFDIRQATLRLIRFLDECLNKDTPVT
- a CDS encoding DapH/DapD/GlmU-related protein is translated as MSTTPEGPFKIDLSQCVNNWDTKTKIRRGIWQLLVRPVYLLIPGRRSALRLWILRRFGARIGKNCTIQQRVRILMPWNLHLGDQVAIAHDCCILNFTTVQVGSMTVISQGAHLCTGSHDYRDPHFKLIFKPIRIQPETWVASGSFVGPGVTLGRGCVIGANSVVTRDMPDWKVCAGNPCRPLKDREVREA
- a CDS encoding lipopolysaccharide biosynthesis protein; protein product: MNLSPQRLQRWATLLGTYFFGQGATQVIQLICGFLLINLLSKEAYATFTIVMAIQSTSSMMVELGFTQAMVSLIGKRVNNPSVVGRYAKACFYYRDRMLLIGALVLLVVFYVCAGKYGWESGLWVLLWFVVVLSLIFRCWDSIYASVFLLRQEIRTVYLVRGSAGLVRLSCIGLSYVLGVLTAPLALLIGTIHEFIIGYRNRQLVKPGIHFPEKGEDISHEKRELLSQSLPRAPSIAFFAFEGQITIFLIGIFGALSAVAEVGALGRLGMLFVVLNRMGGVLVSPHFAKLESHQVPRRVAFCLGVTALVSLVIAASGYFFPQLFLLVLGAKYQHLQFEVFLVVSASAARLLDFYTYSICIARKYIYSWFSIADIVPLVLAMIAATMILDLSSLRGILYFSLTMVVVRFLTKLCILAIGLSRETQKPDSAAA